From a single Ciconia boyciana chromosome 11, ASM3463844v1, whole genome shotgun sequence genomic region:
- the IP6K1 gene encoding inositol hexakisphosphate kinase 1 isoform X2, with the protein MCVCQTMEVGKYGKNATRSGDRGVLLEPFIHQVGGHSSMMRYDDHTVCKPLITREQRFYESLPPEMKEFTPEYKGVVSVCFEGDSDGYINLVAYPYVENEAVEQDDMPERDQPRRKHSRRSLHRSSSGTEHKEEKPGLASDSTESIQETKSPRVDLHIHSDVPFQMLDGNSGLSSEKISYNPWSLRCHKQQLSRMRSESKDRKLYKFLLLENVVHHFKLPCVLDLKMGTRQHGDDASEEKAARQMKKCEQSTSATLGVRVCGMQVYQLDTGHYLCRNKYYGRGLSIEGFRNALYQYLHNGIELRKDLFEPVLAKLRSLKAVLERQASYRFYSSSLLIIYDGKDSRAGMFVERRPEMRLKRVDSSLPESLQDGSSTEPGSSAQPKVDVRMIDFAHSTFKGFRDDPTVHDGPDMGYVFGLESLINIMEQMREENQ; encoded by the exons ATGTGTGTTTGTCAAACCATGGAAGTGGGCAAGTATGGCAAGAATGCCACTCGATCCGGAGACCGGGGGGTCCTGCTGGAGCCTTTCATTCACCAGGTGGGTGGCCACAGCAGCATGATGCGCTACGATGACCATACCGTCTGCAAGCCCCTCATTACCAGAGAACAGCGCTTCTATGAATCTCTGCCCCCGGAAATGAAGGAGTTCACGCCTGAGTACAAAG GTGTGGTATCTGTCTGTTTTGAGGGAGACAGCGACGGCTACATTAACCTGGTGGCCTATCCCTATGTGGAGAACGAGGCTGTGGAGCAGGATGATATGCCAGAGAGGGACCAGCCACGACGCAAGCACTCGCGTCGGAGCCTTCACAGATCAAGCAGCGGCACTGAGcacaaggaggaaaaacctGGCCTGGCCAGTGACAGCACTGAAAG CATCCAGGAAACGAAGAGTCCCCGGGTGGACTTGCACATCCATTCAGATGTTCCATTTCAGATGTTGGACGGGAACAGCGGTCTGAGCTCTGAAAAGATCAGCTATAACCCCTGGAGCTTGCGCTGTCATAAGCAGCAGCTGAGCCGCATGCGGTCAGAGTCCAAGGACCGAAAACTCTACA AGTTCCTTTTGCTGGAGAACGTGGTGCATCACTTCAAGCTTCCCTGCGTGCTTGATCTGAAGATGGGGACCAGACAGCATGGAGATGATGCGTCTGAGGAGAAGGCTGCTCGGCAGATGAAGAAGTGTGAACAGAGCACTTCCGCCACCTTGGGCGTGCGCGTGTGTGGGATGCAG GTCTATCAGCTGGACACAGGGCATTACTTATGCAGGAATAAATACTATGGACGTGGTCTTTCCATCGAGGGCTTCCGCAATGCCCTCTACCAGTATCTCCACAATGGCATTGAGCTGCGCAAGGACCTCTTTGAGCCTGTCCTCGCCAAACTGCGAAGCCTGAAGGCAGTTTTGGAGAGACAGGCCTCCTACCGCTTCTACTCCAGTTCCCTTCTCATAATTTACGATGGGAAGGACAGCAGGGCAGGTATGTTTGTGGAGCGCCGGCCGGAGATGCGGCTGAAGCGAGTGGACAGCTCTCTCCCAGAGAGCCTTCAGGATGGCAGCAGCACGGAGCCCGGCTCCTCGGCCCAGCCCAAGGTGGATGTGCGTATGATTGACTTTGCACACAGCACGTTCAAAGGCTTTCGCGATGACCCCACTGTGCATGACGGACCCGACATGGGTTATGTATTCGGGCTGGAAAGCCTCATCAACATCATGGAACAGATGCGTGAGGAAAACCAGTAG
- the IP6K1 gene encoding inositol hexakisphosphate kinase 1 isoform X3, with protein sequence MEGNNHTPQPPSCAFVLNFLRVAELPLLLLTVRSGVVSVCFEGDSDGYINLVAYPYVENEAVEQDDMPERDQPRRKHSRRSLHRSSSGTEHKEEKPGLASDSTESSIQETKSPRVDLHIHSDVPFQMLDGNSGLSSEKISYNPWSLRCHKQQLSRMRSESKDRKLYKFLLLENVVHHFKLPCVLDLKMGTRQHGDDASEEKAARQMKKCEQSTSATLGVRVCGMQVYQLDTGHYLCRNKYYGRGLSIEGFRNALYQYLHNGIELRKDLFEPVLAKLRSLKAVLERQASYRFYSSSLLIIYDGKDSRAGMFVERRPEMRLKRVDSSLPESLQDGSSTEPGSSAQPKVDVRMIDFAHSTFKGFRDDPTVHDGPDMGYVFGLESLINIMEQMREENQ encoded by the exons ATGGAAGGAAATAATCAcacccctcagcctcccagCTGCGCTTTTGTCCTTAATTTCCTGCGGGTGGCAGAgcttcccctgctgctgctgaccgTTCGCTCAG GTGTGGTATCTGTCTGTTTTGAGGGAGACAGCGACGGCTACATTAACCTGGTGGCCTATCCCTATGTGGAGAACGAGGCTGTGGAGCAGGATGATATGCCAGAGAGGGACCAGCCACGACGCAAGCACTCGCGTCGGAGCCTTCACAGATCAAGCAGCGGCACTGAGcacaaggaggaaaaacctGGCCTGGCCAGTGACAGCACTGAAAG CAGCATCCAGGAAACGAAGAGTCCCCGGGTGGACTTGCACATCCATTCAGATGTTCCATTTCAGATGTTGGACGGGAACAGCGGTCTGAGCTCTGAAAAGATCAGCTATAACCCCTGGAGCTTGCGCTGTCATAAGCAGCAGCTGAGCCGCATGCGGTCAGAGTCCAAGGACCGAAAACTCTACA AGTTCCTTTTGCTGGAGAACGTGGTGCATCACTTCAAGCTTCCCTGCGTGCTTGATCTGAAGATGGGGACCAGACAGCATGGAGATGATGCGTCTGAGGAGAAGGCTGCTCGGCAGATGAAGAAGTGTGAACAGAGCACTTCCGCCACCTTGGGCGTGCGCGTGTGTGGGATGCAG GTCTATCAGCTGGACACAGGGCATTACTTATGCAGGAATAAATACTATGGACGTGGTCTTTCCATCGAGGGCTTCCGCAATGCCCTCTACCAGTATCTCCACAATGGCATTGAGCTGCGCAAGGACCTCTTTGAGCCTGTCCTCGCCAAACTGCGAAGCCTGAAGGCAGTTTTGGAGAGACAGGCCTCCTACCGCTTCTACTCCAGTTCCCTTCTCATAATTTACGATGGGAAGGACAGCAGGGCAGGTATGTTTGTGGAGCGCCGGCCGGAGATGCGGCTGAAGCGAGTGGACAGCTCTCTCCCAGAGAGCCTTCAGGATGGCAGCAGCACGGAGCCCGGCTCCTCGGCCCAGCCCAAGGTGGATGTGCGTATGATTGACTTTGCACACAGCACGTTCAAAGGCTTTCGCGATGACCCCACTGTGCATGACGGACCCGACATGGGTTATGTATTCGGGCTGGAAAGCCTCATCAACATCATGGAACAGATGCGTGAGGAAAACCAGTAG
- the GMPPB gene encoding mannose-1-phosphate guanylyltransferase catalytic subunit beta — translation MRALILVGGFGTRLRPLTLSRPKPLVEFCNKALLLHQLEALRQAGVSHVVLAVSYMSEALGAAMREQEQRLGIRISLSHEKEPLGTAGPLALARDLLAEGGEPFFVLNSDVICEFPFAALARFHRQHGGEGSLVVTRVEEPAKYGVVVSEADTGRICRFVEKPRVFVSNKINAGLYIFSPGILQRIQLRPTSIEKEIFPAMAQEGQLYAMELQGFWMDIGQPKDFLTGMCMYLQALRAQHPEKLHSGPGVVGNVLVDPSAKIGANCVIGPNVTIGAGVVVEDGVRIKRCTVLKGARIRSHSWLESCIVGWSCSVGQWVRMENVTVLGEDVIVNDELYLNGANVLPHKSIAESVPEPRIIM, via the exons atGCGGGCGCTGATCCTGGTGGGCGGCTTCGGGACGCGGCTGCGGCCGCTGACCCTGAGCCGGCCGAAGCCGCTGGTGGAGTTCTGCAACAAGGCGCTGCTGCTGCACCAGCTGGAGGCCCTCCGGCAG GCCGGCGTCAGCCACGTGGTGCTGGCGGTGAGCTACATGTCGGAGGCGCTGGGGGCCGCCATGCgggagcaggagcagcgg CTCGGCATCCGCATCTCCCTGTCCCACGAGAAGGAGCCGCTGGGCACAG CGGGGCCACTGGCGCTGGCGCGGGACCTGCTGGCCGAGGGCGGGGAGCCCTTCTTTGTCCTCAACAGCGACGTGATCTGCGAGTTCCCCTTCGCGGCGCTGGCCCGTTTCCACCGGCAGCACGGTGGCGAGGGCTCGCTGGTGGTGACCCGCGTCGAGGAGCCGGCCAAGTACGGCGTGGTGGTGAGCGAGGCTGACACCGGCCGCATCTGCCGCTTCGTGGAGAAGCCACGTGTCTTCGTGTCCAACAAGATCAACGCCGGGCTCTACATCTTCAGCCCTGGCATCCTGCAACGCATCCAG CTGCGCCCCACCTCCATCGAGAAGGAGATCTTCCCGGCCATGGCGCAGGAGGGGCAGCTCTATGCCATGGAGCTTCAGG GCTTCTGGATGGACATTGGGCAGCCGAAAGACTTCCTCACAGGCATGTGCATGTACCTGCAGGCACTGCGGGCTCAGCACCCCGAGAAGCTGCACTCGGGGCCCGGTGTCGTAGGGAACGTGCTGGTG GACCCCAGCGCCAAGATCGGGGCAAACTGCGTCATCGGCCCCAACGTGACGATTGGGGCCGGCGTGGTGGTGGAGGACGGGGTGCGCATCAAACGCTGCACCGTGCTGAAGGGGGCCCGCATCCGTTCCCACTCCTGGCTGGAGTCCTGCATCgtgggctggagctgctccgTGGGGCAGTGG GTGCGCATGGAGAATGTGACAGTGCTGGGCGAGGACGTCATCGTCAACGACGAGCTCTACCTCAATGGGGCCAATGTGCTGCCACACAAGTCCATCGCGGAGTCTGTGCCAGAGCCACGCATCATCATGTAG
- the IP6K1 gene encoding inositol hexakisphosphate kinase 1 isoform X1 — protein sequence MCVCQTMEVGKYGKNATRSGDRGVLLEPFIHQVGGHSSMMRYDDHTVCKPLITREQRFYESLPPEMKEFTPEYKGVVSVCFEGDSDGYINLVAYPYVENEAVEQDDMPERDQPRRKHSRRSLHRSSSGTEHKEEKPGLASDSTESSIQETKSPRVDLHIHSDVPFQMLDGNSGLSSEKISYNPWSLRCHKQQLSRMRSESKDRKLYKFLLLENVVHHFKLPCVLDLKMGTRQHGDDASEEKAARQMKKCEQSTSATLGVRVCGMQVYQLDTGHYLCRNKYYGRGLSIEGFRNALYQYLHNGIELRKDLFEPVLAKLRSLKAVLERQASYRFYSSSLLIIYDGKDSRAGMFVERRPEMRLKRVDSSLPESLQDGSSTEPGSSAQPKVDVRMIDFAHSTFKGFRDDPTVHDGPDMGYVFGLESLINIMEQMREENQ from the exons ATGTGTGTTTGTCAAACCATGGAAGTGGGCAAGTATGGCAAGAATGCCACTCGATCCGGAGACCGGGGGGTCCTGCTGGAGCCTTTCATTCACCAGGTGGGTGGCCACAGCAGCATGATGCGCTACGATGACCATACCGTCTGCAAGCCCCTCATTACCAGAGAACAGCGCTTCTATGAATCTCTGCCCCCGGAAATGAAGGAGTTCACGCCTGAGTACAAAG GTGTGGTATCTGTCTGTTTTGAGGGAGACAGCGACGGCTACATTAACCTGGTGGCCTATCCCTATGTGGAGAACGAGGCTGTGGAGCAGGATGATATGCCAGAGAGGGACCAGCCACGACGCAAGCACTCGCGTCGGAGCCTTCACAGATCAAGCAGCGGCACTGAGcacaaggaggaaaaacctGGCCTGGCCAGTGACAGCACTGAAAG CAGCATCCAGGAAACGAAGAGTCCCCGGGTGGACTTGCACATCCATTCAGATGTTCCATTTCAGATGTTGGACGGGAACAGCGGTCTGAGCTCTGAAAAGATCAGCTATAACCCCTGGAGCTTGCGCTGTCATAAGCAGCAGCTGAGCCGCATGCGGTCAGAGTCCAAGGACCGAAAACTCTACA AGTTCCTTTTGCTGGAGAACGTGGTGCATCACTTCAAGCTTCCCTGCGTGCTTGATCTGAAGATGGGGACCAGACAGCATGGAGATGATGCGTCTGAGGAGAAGGCTGCTCGGCAGATGAAGAAGTGTGAACAGAGCACTTCCGCCACCTTGGGCGTGCGCGTGTGTGGGATGCAG GTCTATCAGCTGGACACAGGGCATTACTTATGCAGGAATAAATACTATGGACGTGGTCTTTCCATCGAGGGCTTCCGCAATGCCCTCTACCAGTATCTCCACAATGGCATTGAGCTGCGCAAGGACCTCTTTGAGCCTGTCCTCGCCAAACTGCGAAGCCTGAAGGCAGTTTTGGAGAGACAGGCCTCCTACCGCTTCTACTCCAGTTCCCTTCTCATAATTTACGATGGGAAGGACAGCAGGGCAGGTATGTTTGTGGAGCGCCGGCCGGAGATGCGGCTGAAGCGAGTGGACAGCTCTCTCCCAGAGAGCCTTCAGGATGGCAGCAGCACGGAGCCCGGCTCCTCGGCCCAGCCCAAGGTGGATGTGCGTATGATTGACTTTGCACACAGCACGTTCAAAGGCTTTCGCGATGACCCCACTGTGCATGACGGACCCGACATGGGTTATGTATTCGGGCTGGAAAGCCTCATCAACATCATGGAACAGATGCGTGAGGAAAACCAGTAG
- the AMIGO3 gene encoding amphoterin-induced protein 3 codes for MAPWVPADPLWPWVAKLLLLLLQLCAHSRAPRASPLPHSCPAACICTSDLLSCSRQTLQRVPQALPPTATTLDLSHNALTQLHDRWLAALPHLEALHISHNQIKDLSPQAFHNASYLRHLDMSSNHLHAVETHYFDALVSLEELLLYNNRITRVEENAFAKLSSLRKVYLSWNNLTAFPFRSVQGLGNYSLRTLDLSSNSLSSIPVEELAALPENIRNGLYLHNNPVRCSCPLYLMLQRWKQRGFSSVKDFFEEHTCKVSDNVPRSLIKFLKYSHMFENCSAGSEDAHPVPFPVKVGQTLLLTCNTSLPAAATTYMWISPHHEPIKHPGNSNRSLEVYRNGSLKIAVAKPWHSGVYVGLAINSPRNFSRLCEVNVTVHYPKPDGETFSTGLTTLLGCIVSLLLVLIYLYLTPCRCPSCCKKPAPLSPPQECSAQSSILSATPPATDGPNRKVSANKHVVFLEPVRETQNGKIRLALGEDFPDAKNPKVLQLKSDSESISSIFSDTPIVS; via the coding sequence ATGGCCCCGTGGGTGCCCGCAGACCCGCTCTGGCCCTGGGTGGcgaagctgctgctgctgctgctccagctgtgtGCCCACAGCCGCGCTCCCCGcgcctccccgctgccccacagctgccccgCCGCCTGCATCTGCACCTCCGacctgctgagctgcagccgGCAGACGCTGCAGCGCGTGCCCCAGGCGCTGCCGCCCACCGCGACCACGCTGGACCTCAGCCACAACGCCCTCACCCAGCTCCACGACCGCTGGCTGGCCGCCCTCCCGCACCTCGAGGCCCTCCACATCAGCCACAACCAGATTAAGGACCTCTCTCCGCAGGCTTTCCACAATGCCTCCTACCTGCGGCACCTCGACATGTCCTCCAACCACCTGCATGCCGTTGAGACGCACTACTTTGACGCACTGGTGAGCTTGGAGGAGCTTCTGCTCTACAACAACCGCATTACACGAGTGGAGGAAAACGCCTTCGCCAAGCTGAGCAGCCTGCGGAAAGTCTACCTGAGCTGGAACAACCTGACCGCCTTCCCCTTCCGCTCAGTGCAAGGGCTGGGCAACTACAGCCTCCGCACGCTGGATCTCTCCTCCAACAGCCTGAGCAGCATCCCCGTGGAGGAGCTTGCGGCTCTGCCCGAAAACATCAGGAACGGCTTGTACCTGCACAACAACCCTGTCAGGTGCAGCTGCCCACTCTACCTGATGCTCCAGCGCTGGAAGCAGCGAGGTTTCAGCTCCGTGAAGGATTTCTTTGAGGAACACACCTGCAAGGTGTCTGACAACGTGCCCCGGTCCCTGATCAAGTTCCTCAAATACAGCCACATGTTCGAGAACTGCTCGGCGGGCTCTGAAGACGCACACCCCGTGCCCTTCCCCGTGAAGGTGGGCCAGACCCTCTTGCTCACCTGCAACACCAGCCTGCCGGCTGCAGCCACCACCTACATGTGGATCTCCCCTCACCACGAGCCCATCAAACACCCGGGGAACAGCAACCGCTCTTTGGAGGTCTACCGCAACGGCAGCCTGAAGATTGCGGTAGCCAAGCCCTGGCACTCGGGGGTCTACGTGGGCTTGGCCATCAACAGCCCCCGCAACTTCAGCAGGCTATGCGAAGTCAACGTGACGGTCCACTACCCCAAGCCGGACGGGGAGACCTTCAGCACCGGCCTCACGACCCTGCTGGGGTGCATTGTGAGCCTGCTGCTCGTGCTCATTTACTTGTACCTCACGCCCTGccgctgccccagctgctgcaagaAGCCGGCTCCTCTCAGCCCTCCGCAGGAGTGCAGCGCCCAGTCCTCCATCCTCAGCGCCACCCCCCCCGCCACCGACGGGCCAAACCGCAAAGTCAGCGCCAACAAGCACGTGGTCTTCCTCGAGCCCGTCAGGGAGACGCAGAATGGCAAGATCCGCCTGGCCCTCGGCGAGGACTTCCCTGACGCCAAGAACCCCAAGGTCCTGCAGCTCAAGTCAGACTCAGAGTCCATCAGCTCCATCTTTTCGGACACTCCCATTGTGTCgtag